One window of the Pedobacter ginsengisoli genome contains the following:
- a CDS encoding OmpA family protein, whose translation MKKTLFLFFLFIVALHTGAQTTNIKKAQTNFDKAQNYLKQDNYDLAVTALLDAVKEDPSFQFAFIQLGDINRRTKNFEAAKAAYVSALNIGASNDDPRLFYGLAESELNTGDYPNALIHIQLFIKNYKGTDKEFINKANKYLKDCEFSISAIKSPQKYEPVNLGKEINSSYRDYFPSITADGEKLIFSRNIDGNEDFYISNKVNNEWNTPTPLSDKINTAKFNEGAQSISPDGSYLFFTGCNRPDGLGRCDIYVSHKEGNTWGDPFNLGSPLNSPFWDSQPAISPDGTTLYFVSNRPGGLGGYDIWKSTLKDDGYWDVPKNLGPEINTAYDEHTPFIHPDGKTLYFSSDGWPGLGNKDIFLSRLEDSGHWGKPENMGYPINTFNEETGLIVTPDGTEGLFSSNLKGGFGDMDIYRFKMPENKKPLPITYVKGIVKDKETGAFIEARVQVVNLKNKKTEYNDYTSKETGDFLAVMPIGGNYAFNASADGYLFYSENYELNNSYTNKPFLLEILLEKLKVGTNVILKNIFFNTNQYNLLPASVTELNTLADLLRNNANIRIEIQGHTDNVGNVKDNEKLSMQRAKAVYDYLLENKIAADRLTYKGYGETKPIALNNTEENRKLNRRTSFVINKL comes from the coding sequence ATGAAGAAAACATTGTTCCTATTCTTCTTATTCATTGTTGCTTTGCATACTGGTGCTCAAACCACCAATATTAAGAAAGCGCAAACCAATTTTGATAAAGCTCAGAACTATTTAAAGCAGGACAATTATGATCTTGCTGTTACCGCTTTATTGGATGCTGTAAAGGAGGATCCTTCCTTTCAATTTGCTTTTATACAGCTTGGGGACATTAATCGCAGAACAAAGAATTTTGAGGCAGCTAAAGCTGCATATGTAAGTGCATTAAATATTGGCGCAAGCAATGATGATCCACGCCTGTTTTATGGTTTAGCTGAATCTGAATTAAATACCGGTGACTACCCTAATGCATTAATTCACATTCAACTTTTTATTAAAAACTATAAAGGAACTGATAAAGAGTTCATCAACAAAGCTAATAAATACCTTAAAGATTGTGAATTTTCTATTTCAGCAATAAAATCACCTCAGAAATATGAACCGGTTAACCTTGGTAAAGAGATAAATTCCAGTTATAGAGACTACTTCCCTTCTATTACTGCAGATGGAGAGAAGTTAATTTTTAGCAGAAATATAGATGGAAATGAGGATTTTTATATTTCTAATAAAGTTAATAATGAGTGGAATACACCCACTCCTTTAAGTGATAAAATTAATACTGCAAAATTTAATGAAGGGGCGCAGTCTATCTCGCCTGACGGATCCTATTTATTTTTTACAGGCTGTAACAGACCCGATGGTTTAGGCAGGTGTGATATTTATGTGAGCCATAAAGAAGGCAACACCTGGGGCGACCCCTTTAATCTTGGATCACCTTTAAACTCACCTTTTTGGGATTCACAACCTGCAATTAGTCCTGATGGCACCACATTGTATTTTGTAAGCAACAGGCCCGGAGGCTTGGGGGGATACGACATCTGGAAAAGCACCTTAAAAGATGATGGTTACTGGGATGTTCCGAAAAATCTTGGCCCTGAAATTAATACAGCCTATGACGAACATACTCCATTTATTCATCCTGATGGTAAAACACTCTACTTTTCGTCGGACGGTTGGCCCGGATTAGGAAATAAGGATATATTTTTGAGCAGACTAGAGGACTCAGGCCATTGGGGAAAGCCAGAAAATATGGGCTATCCTATTAATACATTTAATGAAGAAACCGGCTTAATTGTAACTCCTGACGGCACAGAAGGCCTATTTTCTTCTAATTTAAAAGGGGGATTTGGCGATATGGACATTTATAGGTTTAAAATGCCTGAAAATAAAAAACCACTTCCCATTACTTACGTAAAAGGTATTGTTAAAGATAAAGAAACAGGTGCATTTATAGAGGCAAGAGTGCAGGTTGTAAATCTGAAAAATAAGAAAACTGAATATAATGACTATACTTCTAAAGAAACCGGTGATTTCCTTGCTGTAATGCCAATTGGAGGAAATTATGCCTTTAATGCCAGCGCTGATGGCTATCTATTTTATTCTGAAAATTATGAGTTGAATAACTCTTATACCAACAAACCCTTTTTATTGGAGATTTTATTGGAAAAACTTAAAGTGGGCACCAATGTAATACTCAAAAACATATTCTTTAATACTAACCAATACAACTTGTTACCTGCATCGGTTACCGAATTAAATACCCTTGCTGATCTTTTAAGGAATAATGCAAATATTAGAATTGAAATACAGGGCCATACTGATAATGTTGGGAACGTAAAGGATAATGAAAAGCTATCTATGCAGCGTGCCAAAGCTGTTTATGATTATCTTTTAGAAAATAAAATAGCCGCCGATCGCTTGACTTACAAAGGATATGGCGAAACAAAGCCAATTGCTTTAAATAATACTGAAGAAAATAGAAAGTTGAACAGGAGAACTTCTTTTGTTATAAACAAGCTCTAA
- the kdsA gene encoding 3-deoxy-8-phosphooctulonate synthase yields MINFPLDNFKNQESGNFFLMAGPCAIEGEEIALRIAEKIVTITDKLQIPYIFKGSYRKANRSKGSSFTGIGDEKALKILEKVSKTFGVPTVTDIHESEEAAMAAAYVDVLQIPAFLCRQTDLLIAAAQTNKVVNVKKGQFLSAGSMKFAVEKIVEAGNNKVILTDRGNTFGYQDLIVDYRGLPEMQSFGVPVVMDCTHSLQQPNQSTGVTGGKPALIETIAKAAIAVGADGLFIETHPDPANAKSDGANMLHLDLLEDLLVKLIRLRKAVI; encoded by the coding sequence ATGATCAATTTCCCTTTAGATAATTTCAAAAATCAAGAATCAGGTAATTTCTTTTTAATGGCTGGCCCTTGTGCTATTGAAGGTGAAGAAATAGCCTTACGCATAGCCGAAAAAATAGTCACTATAACAGATAAACTACAAATACCATATATTTTTAAGGGTTCTTACCGTAAAGCTAACCGCTCTAAAGGCAGTTCTTTTACCGGAATTGGCGACGAGAAAGCGCTTAAAATTTTAGAGAAAGTAAGTAAAACCTTTGGCGTGCCAACGGTTACAGATATTCATGAAAGCGAAGAGGCTGCAATGGCTGCTGCTTATGTTGATGTCTTGCAGATTCCTGCTTTTTTATGCCGACAAACTGATTTGCTAATTGCTGCGGCTCAAACCAATAAGGTTGTTAATGTTAAAAAAGGACAATTTTTATCTGCGGGATCAATGAAATTCGCTGTAGAAAAAATTGTAGAGGCCGGAAATAACAAGGTTATCCTTACCGATAGAGGTAATACTTTTGGATATCAGGATCTTATTGTAGATTATCGTGGATTGCCAGAAATGCAATCTTTTGGTGTACCTGTAGTTATGGATTGTACACATTCTTTACAACAGCCAAATCAAAGCACTGGTGTAACTGGAGGTAAACCTGCATTAATAGAAACAATTGCTAAAGCTGCAATTGCTGTTGGAGCTGATGGTTTATTTATTGAAACGCATCCTGATCCCGCAAATGCAAAATCAGATGGAGCCAATATGCTGCATCTAGATTTGCTTGAGGATCTTTTGGTTAAACTAATAAGATTAAGAAAAGCGGTTATTTAA
- the recQ gene encoding DNA helicase RecQ, giving the protein MDVKKSLFDNLQTFFGFDNFKGDQESIITNILEKRNTFVIMPTGGGKSICYQLPALMEEGTAIVISPLIALMKNQVDQLRAFGGSDSIAHFLNSSLNKTEITQVKSDLLNGQTKLLYVAPESLSKQDNIDFLKLIKISFVAVDEAHCISEWGHDFRPEYRKIRQVIQGLGEEIPIIALTATATPKVQQDIIKNLQMSDATLFKSSFNRPNLFYEIRPKRDVIKEIIRYIKYNTGKSGIIYCLSRKKVEEVAETLNLNGIKALPYHAGLEPKVRAETQDKFLMEDVEVIVATIAFGMGIDKPDVRFVIHHDIPKSMEGYYQETGRAGRDGGEGVCIAFYAQKDVDKLAKFMKDKPVSEREIGTQILKEVIDYAESGVCRRKQILHYFGENFNETGCNCMCDNCKKPKKLFEAEESLLVLLKLIKKIGEKFDDAHILSVILGNETAQTIAYEHSKLPEFGLGVVEGENHWKSLIRQAVLNNFLSKDIDNYGLLRLTNSGLSFIENPYALKFVLNEPIENAADDDEDDVKHGTGAVDAQLLQLLKDLRKKIAKQKNVPPFVVFQDPSLEEMCTHYPITMDELKQISGVGHGKALKFGSSFLELIKKYVEDNDVERPIDLIIKTQANKSQLKVSIIQNIDRKIGLEDIAKSKGITYDDILKEVEAIVNSGTKLNLSYFVDEVIDEDRQDEVFDYFQSAENDSIDDALKELGESDYSREEIQLMRIKFMSELGN; this is encoded by the coding sequence ATGGATGTGAAAAAGTCGTTGTTTGACAACTTACAAACCTTTTTTGGTTTTGATAATTTTAAAGGTGATCAGGAGTCTATCATCACCAATATTCTTGAAAAAAGAAATACGTTTGTTATAATGCCTACAGGTGGGGGGAAGTCCATTTGCTACCAGTTGCCTGCTTTAATGGAAGAAGGAACTGCCATAGTAATATCGCCATTAATTGCATTGATGAAAAATCAGGTTGATCAGTTAAGGGCATTTGGAGGGAGTGATAGTATTGCACACTTTCTAAATTCTTCTTTAAATAAAACCGAAATTACCCAAGTTAAAAGTGATCTGCTTAATGGACAAACAAAATTGTTATACGTTGCCCCCGAATCACTTTCTAAGCAAGATAATATTGATTTCTTAAAATTAATTAAGATTTCTTTTGTGGCGGTTGATGAAGCTCACTGTATATCGGAGTGGGGACATGATTTTAGACCAGAGTACAGGAAAATCAGGCAGGTTATACAAGGTCTGGGCGAAGAAATTCCAATTATAGCATTAACAGCAACCGCAACTCCTAAGGTTCAGCAAGATATTATAAAGAACCTGCAAATGTCTGATGCTACCTTATTTAAGTCATCATTTAACAGACCTAATTTGTTTTATGAAATCAGACCTAAAAGAGATGTTATTAAGGAGATTATCAGGTATATAAAATACAATACCGGAAAATCAGGTATCATTTATTGTCTGAGCCGCAAAAAGGTAGAAGAAGTTGCCGAAACCTTAAATCTTAATGGTATTAAGGCATTACCTTATCATGCTGGTCTTGAACCTAAGGTTAGGGCCGAAACTCAGGATAAATTCCTTATGGAAGACGTAGAGGTTATTGTAGCAACTATAGCTTTTGGTATGGGAATAGATAAACCCGATGTTCGTTTTGTTATCCACCACGATATTCCTAAAAGTATGGAAGGGTACTATCAGGAAACTGGAAGGGCTGGCCGCGATGGCGGAGAGGGTGTTTGTATTGCTTTCTACGCTCAGAAGGATGTAGATAAGCTTGCAAAGTTTATGAAAGATAAGCCTGTATCTGAACGTGAAATAGGTACCCAGATATTAAAGGAAGTTATTGATTATGCCGAATCAGGGGTATGCCGAAGAAAACAGATTCTTCATTACTTTGGCGAAAACTTTAATGAGACCGGTTGTAATTGCATGTGCGATAATTGTAAGAAGCCTAAAAAACTATTTGAAGCAGAAGAATCTCTGCTTGTTCTGTTAAAGTTAATTAAGAAAATAGGAGAGAAGTTTGATGACGCCCATATACTAAGCGTTATTTTGGGAAATGAAACTGCTCAAACAATTGCTTATGAGCATAGTAAACTTCCAGAATTTGGTTTAGGAGTTGTTGAAGGTGAAAATCATTGGAAATCACTTATCCGACAGGCTGTGTTGAATAATTTCTTATCAAAGGATATAGATAATTATGGCCTGCTTAGGTTAACCAATAGCGGATTAAGCTTTATTGAAAATCCATATGCTCTTAAATTTGTTCTGAATGAACCAATAGAAAATGCTGCTGACGATGACGAGGATGATGTGAAGCATGGTACCGGAGCAGTGGATGCCCAGTTACTACAATTACTGAAAGATCTAAGAAAGAAAATAGCTAAACAAAAAAATGTACCTCCTTTTGTAGTGTTTCAGGACCCATCTTTAGAAGAGATGTGTACTCATTACCCAATTACAATGGACGAATTGAAGCAAATTTCTGGAGTTGGGCATGGAAAAGCACTTAAATTCGGGAGCTCTTTCCTTGAACTTATCAAAAAATATGTAGAGGATAATGATGTTGAGCGTCCTATTGACCTTATAATTAAAACTCAGGCCAATAAATCCCAGCTTAAAGTATCTATAATTCAAAATATAGATAGAAAAATTGGATTAGAAGATATTGCAAAATCAAAAGGTATCACATACGATGATATCCTGAAAGAAGTAGAAGCAATTGTAAACTCAGGTACTAAACTAAATCTTAGCTATTTTGTTGACGAAGTAATAGACGAAGATCGCCAGGATGAGGTATTTGATTATTTTCAATCAGCAGAAAACGACTCAATTGACGATGCATTAAAAGAATTAGGAGAATCAGATTATTCTCGTGAAGAAATACAGCTTATGCGTATTAAGTTCATGTCAGAACTTGGTAACTAA
- a CDS encoding SIS domain-containing protein: protein MKSKKSIIEDAVSTLQLEAQAILGLIENINDDFVKIIDLIIASEGRVIVTGIGKSAIIAQKIVATFNSTGTPAIFMHAADAVHGDLGMIQKNDVVICISKSGNTPEIKVLTPLLKQAGNVMIGMVGQSNSDLALQADFILNTSVTKEACPHNLAPTTSTTAQLAMGDALAIALLNARNFNEEDFARYHPGGALGKKLYLKAGDIALKNEKPSIHPSASVKDVIIEISQNRLGAVVVIEGNVILGIITDGDIRRMLEKHSNLADIKASDLMNPNPKKVDREVLAMNALDMIKDNNITQLLVTDNGTYFGMIHFHDLLQEGII from the coding sequence TTGAAAAGTAAAAAATCTATTATCGAGGACGCTGTTAGCACTTTACAGTTAGAAGCTCAGGCTATTTTAGGCTTAATTGAAAACATAAATGATGATTTTGTTAAGATTATTGACCTGATTATTGCAAGTGAGGGGCGGGTAATTGTTACTGGAATTGGAAAGAGCGCCATTATTGCTCAAAAAATTGTAGCAACTTTTAACTCAACCGGTACTCCGGCAATCTTTATGCATGCTGCAGATGCTGTACACGGAGACCTTGGAATGATCCAAAAAAATGATGTTGTTATCTGCATTTCTAAAAGTGGTAATACTCCAGAAATTAAGGTATTAACGCCACTCCTTAAGCAGGCTGGTAATGTTATGATTGGGATGGTTGGCCAGTCGAATTCTGATTTAGCATTGCAGGCCGATTTTATTTTAAATACATCAGTTACAAAAGAAGCATGCCCGCATAACCTGGCACCTACTACCAGTACCACTGCCCAGTTAGCTATGGGAGATGCTTTAGCTATTGCATTGTTAAATGCACGTAATTTTAATGAAGAGGATTTTGCACGCTACCACCCAGGTGGAGCCCTTGGTAAAAAGTTATACTTAAAAGCCGGAGATATTGCGCTAAAGAACGAAAAACCAAGTATTCATCCTTCGGCATCAGTTAAAGATGTTATAATAGAAATTAGTCAAAACCGTTTGGGTGCTGTTGTTGTTATTGAAGGCAATGTGATTTTGGGGATAATTACTGATGGTGATATTCGTAGAATGTTGGAAAAACATTCTAATTTAGCCGACATTAAAGCTAGTGACTTAATGAACCCAAATCCGAAAAAAGTAGACAGAGAGGTTTTAGCAATGAATGCTTTGGATATGATAAAAGATAATAACATTACCCAGTTACTGGTTACAGATAATGGAACCTATTTTGGCATGATACATTTTCACGACCTTTTACAGGAAGGTATAATTTAA
- a CDS encoding mannose-1-phosphate guanylyltransferase → MNNNNYALIMAGGVGSRFWPVSRTEYPKQFIDFFGVGKTLIQSTYDRFLKICPPENIFVVTNEIYTHIVKEQLPDLNENQILAEPIMRNTAPCVSYGSMKIAQINPNATIVVAPSDHTITNQDAFIAAIEQSLNAAAENDCLITLGIKPSRPDTGYGYIQYTSGTLKTDEQIHKVKIFTEKPNLDLAKSFIQSGDFLWNAGIFIWSAKSINNAFSKHLPDMYEIFHQGNDLYNTPSEIEFIGNAYLQCTNISIDFGIMEKADNVYVLPADFGWSDLGTWASIYDIAEHDYVGNAVIPSEKVMMFNSSNCMVNVPNNKLVILQDLHDYIVVESNDTLLICPRSAEQSIKQIVADVKSKFGTKYI, encoded by the coding sequence ATGAATAATAACAATTATGCCTTAATAATGGCTGGTGGGGTTGGAAGCCGTTTTTGGCCCGTTAGCAGAACAGAATACCCTAAGCAATTTATTGATTTTTTTGGTGTTGGAAAAACACTTATACAAAGCACCTACGATCGTTTTTTAAAGATCTGCCCGCCAGAGAATATATTTGTAGTAACTAACGAGATATATACACATATCGTTAAAGAACAACTGCCAGATTTAAATGAAAATCAAATACTGGCAGAACCTATAATGAGAAATACAGCGCCTTGTGTTTCTTATGGATCAATGAAAATTGCTCAGATTAATCCAAATGCAACAATAGTAGTAGCACCTTCTGATCATACAATTACTAATCAGGATGCTTTTATTGCGGCTATTGAACAATCATTAAATGCAGCAGCGGAAAATGATTGCCTGATTACCCTAGGCATAAAACCTAGCAGACCTGATACCGGCTACGGCTATATTCAATATACATCTGGTACTTTAAAAACGGACGAACAGATTCATAAAGTGAAAATCTTTACTGAAAAGCCAAATTTAGATCTGGCAAAATCCTTTATTCAAAGTGGCGACTTTTTATGGAATGCCGGGATTTTTATATGGTCTGCAAAATCAATTAACAATGCTTTTTCTAAACATTTACCGGATATGTACGAGATATTTCATCAGGGAAATGATTTATATAATACACCAAGTGAAATTGAATTTATAGGAAATGCGTATTTACAATGCACCAACATTTCTATTGATTTCGGGATTATGGAAAAAGCAGACAATGTTTATGTGCTTCCTGCAGATTTTGGTTGGTCTGACCTTGGAACGTGGGCTTCTATATATGATATTGCCGAACATGATTATGTTGGTAATGCGGTAATCCCTTCAGAAAAAGTGATGATGTTTAACTCATCTAACTGCATGGTAAATGTACCAAATAATAAACTTGTGATTTTACAGGATCTGCATGACTATATTGTTGTAGAATCAAACGATACCTTATTAATTTGCCCAAGATCAGCTGAACAAAGCATAAAGCAAATTGTTGCTGATGTAAAGTCGAAATTCGGGACAAAATATATTTAA
- the rlmB gene encoding 23S rRNA (guanosine(2251)-2'-O)-methyltransferase RlmB: MENSRRSARPKENNEFVFGIRAVIEAIKAGKDIESIYIQRGLTGEIILELKQLLKEVDAPVHNVPVEKLNRMTKKNHQGVIAVISSITFQKIEDIIPLIYEKGETPLVLILDGITDVRNMGAIARTAACAGVHAIIVPTKNSAQINADAIKTSAGALFSIPVCRHASLQKTALFLQECGLQVVACTEKTDDLIYVPDYTVPTAIVMGAEDEGISNEIMRMANHLAKIPMMGEISSLNVSVSAGIILYEAIRQRSL, from the coding sequence ATGGAAAACTCAAGAAGGTCAGCCAGACCTAAAGAAAATAATGAGTTCGTATTTGGTATACGTGCAGTAATAGAGGCTATTAAGGCTGGTAAGGATATAGAGAGCATTTATATACAACGTGGTTTAACTGGCGAGATTATTTTGGAGTTAAAGCAATTACTAAAAGAGGTTGATGCCCCTGTACATAATGTTCCAGTAGAAAAATTGAACCGGATGACGAAGAAAAATCATCAGGGAGTGATTGCTGTAATTTCGTCTATTACATTTCAGAAAATAGAAGATATCATTCCATTAATTTATGAAAAAGGAGAAACACCATTGGTATTAATCCTTGATGGAATAACAGATGTAAGAAATATGGGGGCAATTGCCAGAACTGCTGCCTGCGCAGGTGTTCATGCTATAATTGTACCTACTAAAAATTCGGCTCAGATTAATGCAGATGCAATTAAAACGTCAGCCGGAGCTTTGTTTAGTATACCTGTATGCCGACACGCTAGTTTGCAAAAAACAGCATTGTTTTTACAGGAATGCGGATTACAAGTTGTTGCATGTACTGAAAAAACAGACGATTTAATATATGTTCCGGATTATACAGTTCCAACTGCTATAGTAATGGGAGCTGAGGATGAAGGGATTTCAAATGAAATTATGAGAATGGCCAATCACTTGGCTAAAATCCCGATGATGGGTGAAATCAGTTCATTAAACGTATCAGTTTCGGCAGGTATTATTTTATACGAGGCAATAAGACAACGCTCACTTTAG
- the dnaB gene encoding replicative DNA helicase, which yields MSSDNGTQGQDKANFTARKNRLNNSMTAMGKIPPQAIDLEEAVLGALMLEKDALSTVIDILKPEVFYHEGHKKIFEAIQGLFQKSKPVDILTVTSEMRSLGQLEMIGGAYYITNLTNRVASAANIEFHARIISQKYIQRELIRISSEIIQNAYEDTTDIFDLLDHAEKNLFDIAQNNLRRDTQKMDEIVKQSLATLEALRGKSDGLTGVPSGFTDLDRITGGWQPSDLVIIAARPAMGKTAFVLTCARNASVEFKRPVVVFSLEMSSVQLVNRLISGETEIEQEKIRKGNLAEWEWQQLHSKIGTLTEAPLLIDDTPALNIFEFRAKCRRLKSQYDLQLIIIDYLQLMHGKGEGQGGGGNREQEIGSISRALKSVAKELNVPVLALSQLSRAVESRPGVNGKRPMLSDLRESGSIEQDADMVLFLYRPEYYGITEDEQGRSQAGIGEVIIAKHRNGETGIVPLRFIGKYVKFADLEESFSAPSSFSMESPSAGMHPSQDFDRPAGNVIIKPSRMDDMHDEDAPF from the coding sequence ATGAGCAGCGATAACGGAACACAAGGACAAGACAAGGCGAACTTTACAGCACGAAAAAATAGACTAAACAACTCTATGACTGCTATGGGGAAGATTCCGCCACAGGCTATAGACCTTGAAGAAGCTGTTCTTGGTGCATTGATGCTCGAAAAAGATGCACTATCTACCGTAATTGATATTTTAAAGCCAGAAGTGTTTTACCATGAAGGGCATAAAAAAATCTTTGAAGCAATTCAGGGGCTTTTCCAAAAATCTAAGCCTGTAGATATTTTAACTGTTACCTCTGAAATGAGATCACTGGGACAATTAGAAATGATTGGCGGTGCTTATTACATTACTAACCTTACAAACAGAGTAGCTTCGGCCGCTAATATAGAGTTCCATGCACGTATTATTTCCCAAAAATATATTCAAAGGGAACTGATCAGAATATCATCAGAGATTATTCAAAATGCCTATGAGGATACTACCGATATATTTGATTTGCTGGATCATGCTGAAAAGAACTTATTTGATATCGCTCAAAACAACTTAAGAAGAGATACTCAAAAGATGGATGAGATTGTAAAACAATCTTTAGCTACTCTGGAAGCACTTCGTGGTAAGAGCGATGGACTAACGGGTGTTCCATCCGGTTTTACTGATCTAGATCGTATTACAGGTGGATGGCAACCTTCAGATTTAGTGATTATTGCGGCTCGCCCGGCAATGGGTAAAACAGCATTCGTGCTAACCTGTGCTCGTAATGCATCTGTAGAATTTAAAAGACCTGTTGTTGTATTCTCATTAGAGATGTCGTCAGTTCAGTTGGTAAATCGTTTGATATCAGGGGAAACTGAGATAGAACAGGAAAAAATAAGGAAAGGGAATTTAGCAGAATGGGAATGGCAACAGCTGCACAGCAAGATAGGAACTTTAACAGAAGCTCCTTTATTAATAGATGATACTCCTGCTCTTAACATCTTCGAATTCAGAGCAAAATGCAGAAGGCTTAAATCTCAATACGACCTACAACTTATCATCATCGATTATTTACAGTTGATGCATGGTAAAGGAGAAGGACAAGGTGGTGGCGGTAACCGTGAGCAGGAAATTGGTAGTATATCAAGGGCTCTTAAATCAGTTGCCAAGGAACTAAATGTACCTGTACTTGCCTTATCACAATTGAGTCGTGCGGTAGAGAGTCGTCCAGGTGTTAACGGGAAACGACCAATGCTATCAGATTTGCGTGAATCTGGGTCTATTGAGCAGGATGCCGATATGGTACTATTTTTATATAGACCAGAATATTATGGTATTACTGAAGATGAACAAGGGCGTTCTCAAGCAGGTATTGGTGAAGTAATTATTGCAAAACACCGTAACGGTGAAACCGGAATTGTACCACTTCGTTTTATTGGTAAGTATGTGAAATTTGCGGATTTGGAAGAGAGCTTCTCAGCTCCTAGTTCATTCTCTATGGAAAGTCCAAGTGCTGGTATGCATCCATCACAAGATTTTGACAGGCCTGCAGGGAATGTGATCATTAAGCCATCACGTATGGACGACATGCATGATGAAGATGCTCCGTTTTAA
- the chrA gene encoding chromate efflux transporter codes for MSSKRQLLFIRNVILFTFTAFGGAQAHLALLLRYFVRDVKYITEEELLELNALAQVLPGPASTQTLVGIAYKVGGLKLSLITFIIWIFPSAAVMTFAAISYAKIDHKEKFVEILEYIQPIALGIVAFGAYNLSKRVLVSQLSVFLAISAIISTLVLRNAYVFPMAILIGGMISSALDAPKEESEIRVKLFSNINRKKLVYFVGLLLFLALLGAIINRTSPFSLPIRLFENFYRNGIFIFGGGQVLVPLMFTEFVQMKHYLHSSGFLSGFALQQALPGPTFSFTSYVGALSMRNFGYGITGQITGGIVAVLGINLPGLILVLFIVPFWEDLKKIARIKYSLSGINAVSVGFIIAAFILLVQPIGLDFTSITVLIVTFLILNFTKISPPFIVLAGILLGYFL; via the coding sequence TTGAGCAGTAAGAGGCAACTTTTGTTTATCAGAAATGTGATATTGTTCACATTCACTGCTTTTGGAGGTGCACAGGCACATCTTGCTTTATTGTTGCGGTATTTTGTAAGGGATGTTAAATACATAACAGAAGAGGAATTGCTTGAACTAAATGCCCTTGCTCAGGTATTGCCTGGTCCTGCATCTACTCAAACATTGGTTGGTATTGCTTATAAAGTAGGAGGGTTAAAACTTTCTTTAATAACGTTTATAATCTGGATTTTCCCTTCTGCAGCAGTTATGACCTTTGCAGCTATCAGTTATGCAAAGATTGATCATAAAGAAAAATTCGTAGAGATACTCGAATACATACAGCCGATAGCTTTGGGGATAGTTGCGTTTGGGGCATATAACCTTTCAAAAAGAGTACTTGTTTCTCAATTGTCCGTATTTCTTGCTATTTCGGCTATAATTTCAACTTTAGTATTACGAAATGCTTACGTTTTTCCTATGGCAATTTTAATAGGAGGCATGATTTCATCTGCTTTAGATGCCCCGAAAGAAGAAAGTGAGATTCGGGTAAAATTGTTTTCAAATATAAATCGTAAAAAACTGGTCTATTTTGTTGGTCTATTGTTGTTTTTGGCTCTATTGGGTGCTATTATTAACCGTACATCGCCATTTAGCTTACCTATTAGGCTGTTTGAGAACTTTTACCGTAACGGCATCTTTATTTTTGGTGGTGGGCAAGTACTTGTCCCACTTATGTTTACTGAATTTGTGCAGATGAAACATTATCTGCATTCTTCAGGCTTTCTATCCGGCTTTGCATTGCAGCAAGCTTTACCAGGGCCTACATTCTCATTTACAAGTTATGTTGGAGCGTTAAGTATGAGAAACTTTGGCTATGGAATAACAGGACAGATAACAGGAGGCATAGTTGCTGTTTTAGGGATCAACCTACCAGGATTGATTCTGGTATTATTTATTGTTCCGTTTTGGGAAGATCTTAAAAAGATAGCACGCATTAAATATTCACTGTCAGGTATAAATGCGGTAAGTGTGGGCTTTATTATTGCTGCATTTATTCTGCTTGTACAACCAATAGGATTGGATTTTACTTCAATAACAGTATTAATAGTAACATTTCTTATTCTGAATTTTACCAAAATAAGTCCTCCATTTATTGTTCTTGCCGGTATATTGTTAGGCTACTTTCTATAG
- a CDS encoding tetratricopeptide repeat protein, translated as MQSTRLAKLLNFLESDPNDPFILYALATEYNSANDTEKAFEYYLKLVAEHPDYVGTYYHLGKLYEKSGKTDEGIEIYQKGMLAARNKRDMHAFSELQGAYNSAAGLDYEDD; from the coding sequence ATGCAAAGTACCCGATTAGCCAAACTATTAAACTTTTTAGAGAGCGATCCTAATGATCCGTTCATTTTATATGCCCTTGCTACAGAATATAATTCAGCAAACGATACCGAAAAAGCATTTGAGTATTATTTGAAACTTGTAGCTGAGCACCCGGATTACGTTGGAACGTACTATCATTTAGGTAAACTTTATGAAAAATCGGGGAAAACCGACGAAGGGATAGAGATATATCAAAAAGGAATGCTTGCGGCCAGAAATAAAAGAGATATGCATGCTTTTTCTGAGCTACAGGGTGCATATAATTCTGCAGCAGGGCTTGATTATGAAGATGATTAA